The Amycolatopsis sp. QT-25 genomic sequence CTCGACGGTGCCGGCGTTGCGGTAGCCGATCTGGCGGGCGAACTTCACCGCGTCGGCGCAGATCCGGTCGCGCAGTTCCGACGGCAGGTTCGGCGCCGGGGCCAGCTCGATGACCTTCTGGTGCCGCCGCTGGACCGAACAGTCGCGCTCGAAGAGGTGGATGACGTTGCCCGCGCCGTCGGCGAGGATCTGGACCTCGATGTGACGTGGCTCGACGACGGCCTTCTCGATGAACACCGTCGGATCGCCGAAGGCCGACTCGGCCTCGCGCGCGGCGGCTTCGATGGACTCGCGCAGTTGCGCGGGATCCAGGACGCGGCGCATCCCGCGGCCACCGCCACCGGCGACGGCTTTGACGAAGACCGGGAAGCCGATCTCTTCGGCGGCGGCGATCAGCGCGTCGACGTCGGAGGACGGTTCGGAAGAACCCAGCACCGGCACGCCGGCCTCGCGCGCGGCCTTGACCGCGCGGGCCTTGTTGCCGGTCAGCTCGAGGATGTCCGCGCTCGGCCCGACGAAGGTGATGCCTTCGTCCTCGCACGCGCGCGCGAGGTCCGGGTTCTCGGAGAGGAAGCCGTAGCCGGGGTAGACGGCGTCCGCGCCCGCCTTCTTGGCGGCCGCGACGATCTCCTCGACCGACAGATAGGCCCGCACCGGGTGACCGGGTTCGCCGATCTCATAGGCCTCGTCGGCCTTCAGCCGGTGGAGCGAATTGCGGTCTTCGTGCGGGAACACAGCCACCGTGCCCGCGCCGAGCTCGAATCCGGCGCGGAACGCGCGGATGGCGATCTCACCCCGGTTGGCGACCAGTACCTTGCGGAACATGCCGGTCCTTCCCATCATCGGATCGGTAGGTGAGGCACGTTACCTGTTCGCTCCCGCAGGGCGGGAGTTGTCGTCCAGGTGATGGACGTCATCCCCGTTTGAGTTGCGCGCCGGGGCTTTGCAGCACCCGGTTCGCGGTGCCCTCGTGGACACCGGTCAGCACGTCGACCGCGGCGAGCTCCACGAGCGCCTTCGCGACGTCCGGCGCGGCGACCGCGGGATGCAGGGAGCGGTACAGCGCGGCCACCCCGGCGACGTGCGCGGCGGCCGACGACGTCCCGCTGAGCACCTTGCCGCCGCTGCCCCCGGCGTTCGGTCCCGGCACGTCCACCCCTGGTGCGAACAGGTCGACGACCTCGCCGTGGTTCGACGTCGACTCGACCCGGTCACTCGCGTCCGTCGAGCCGACGGTGAGCGCCTCGGTGACCCGGCCGGGGGAGAACTTGCCCGCGTCGGCGGCCTCGCCCCCCGCCGGGAGGGCGACCGGGACGACCGCCGCGAGCGCGCGGACGGCGGCGTCGAGCCGGTCGTTGGCCGCGCCGCCGATACCGAGCACGGCCACGGCGGGCTGCTGTGCGTTCTGCGTCACCCAGTCGATCCCGGCGATGATCTCGTCCGTCGCGCCGCCGCCCTGTGCGTCGATCACCCGGACCGGGATGATCTGCGCGGCCTTCGCGACACCGAACGTCCTCGACGCGGCGAGACCGGCCAGGTACGTGCCGTGACCGTTGGTGTCGGTGGTGTCCGTGCCGCCGTCGAGGAAGTCCTTACCGGGCTTCACCCGGCCGTCGAAGTCCGGATGCGCCGCGTCGACCCCGCTGTCGATCACGTAGACCGTGACGTCCTTGCCGTCGGTCCCGTAGTGGTAGAGCTGGTCGAAGCCCGTTCGCTGGTCGATCCGGTCCAGTCCCCAGTTCGGCGGATTCTGCTGGACTTCCGCCGCGGAGGCGGGCTGCACCACGAAGATCAGGAGCGCGAGCGCGGCCATGACCCGTACCAGTCGAATGCTCATGCCTCGGCTCTACGCCTGTGCCCCCGGGGCGGCAACCCGGAAGTGTCACCCGTTCGACTGGTTTTGCCCGATGTGGCCGCTCACCGTCGACTTCGGCAGGCAGACCAGCGCGTCGAAGGCCTCGACGACGTCGACAGGGTTGAACAGATGCGCGTGCCGGATGCTCTGTGGCCCCACGGTGCCGCGTCGCGCGCGGAGGTCCATCAGCCCGGGGCCTTCGGCCTCGACACTGCCTTCCGCCGGTGCGTCCAGTTCCTGGCCGTACACGGTGAACCCGAGGCGTGCGGCCGGATCCGGCCTGAGCCCGGTGGTCTCGCCCTCGACCGCGGTGAGCCCCAGCGCGAAGTAGTCGCCGCCGTACTCGGCCGCCAGATGCGTACCGGCCGAGGGCGAAGTGAGCCCGGGAAACGGCGAGAACGGCACGCGCTGGAGGTGTCCGTTGTGGAGCATCACGACGATCTTCGTGTCGTCGCCGTGCAGCCGCCGGATCAGCCGGACGGTTTCGGCCATGTAGGCGTCACGCGAACCGCTCTGCAGCGCCGGGGCGTCGCCGGACATCATCGCGGTGACCTCGGCGAGGTACGCGTCGACGCGCGAAGCGCCTTCGGCGTGGTGCTCCACGACGGCGGTGTTCCGGTAGACGGGACGCAACGAGGTGAGGTGCGTCTTGAGCCGGGTGAGCGCCGCGGTCGCCTTGTCCTTGGCGACGTCGTCGAGGGCGGCGTACTTGGCGGGTGCCTCCGCGCTGCTGACCGACGCGTACCCCTCGGTCGCCTCGATCGCCGCGTCGACCAGGCTCACCGCGCCCTCGTCCACAGTGGACAAGTATTCGCGGACCACCTCGAGCGACGGCACGGGCGAGCCCGCCGAACTCGGCACGTCGAGGCCGAAGTAACGGACGTCACCCCGTTCGCGCAGCCACGCCAGCATTGCGTGCGCCTCGGGCGACTCCCCGAGCGAGAACGTGAAACCGTCGCGGCCGATGTCGGCGACGTCGCCCGGGGCACCCTTCAGCCAGTCGTCGACGAGCTTCCCCTCGGCGAAACCCGACTCGAACCCGACGACCCGGAAGCCGTGGTGCTCGACGAGGTGGCGGAGCAAACGATTGCGCAGGTCGCCGAACTCGTGGATGTGGTGGTTGTTCTCCCCGATGGCGACGATCTTCGCGTCCCCGACGAGCTCGGCGATTTCCGCTGGGTCTGACATACTGACCACACTAACGCAACAGGAGTAGCAATTGGCAACCTCCGGCATCCGACGGCCCGGCGGCCGGACGGAACGCACCCGCCAGGCCGTCCTGCACGCCACGCTCGACCTGCTGGCCGAACGCGGCTTCGGTGAACTGACCGTGGACGCGGTCGCCGAACGGTCCGGCGTGCACAAGACCACGGTGTACCGGCGCTGGTCCTCGCCGGACGGCCTCGTCGCCGCCGCGCTCCAGATGGGCGCCGAGGACGACTGGAAGGCACCCGACACGGGGTCGCTCGAGGACGATCTGTACGAGGTGGCGGCGGAGGTGGTGCGGTACTTCACCGAGCCCGCGCTGAAGGAACTGCCCACGGCGTCGGTGCTGGCGGCGTTCCAGTCGCCGCCGGCGGCCGAGGCACTGCACGACTTCTACGCGGACCGGCACGCGCGCATGGCCCCGATCGCGGAGCGGGCCGTCGCGCGGGGCGAGATCCCTTCCGGCACGGACGGGGACGAACTGGTGCGGGCGGTGTGCGGGCCGATGTTCTACCGGCTCTTCCTGTCGAGGGAAAGCGTCACGGTGACGGAGGCGCGGGTCGCGGCGCGGGCGGTGGCTGTCGCGGCGCGTGAAGGCGCTTTCGTGCGGTAGCGCGGATCGTCCTCGGCTCCTTCACGGTGATCTTCCTCGCGGCCGGCGCTGGTGCCGGCCGCGTCGGAGTACATGAAGGCCTCCTTCCCGTACCTGGGCGCGAGGAAGGGGGCCTTCATGTACTCGGGAAGGGGGAAGGGTGCTGCGCCGGGATCTTCGTGACGAGGACAGTTTTGCCGTCGACACCAACGCCTTTCCCGCCCACACTGGCAGCTTCGTGTCGAGAGAGGGAGCCGTCATGACCGAGGAAGTCCGGAACCGGCCGCTGGAGATGCCGCGCCAGCTCAAGTTCGTCCGTGTTTTCCTTTGGGTGCAGGCGGTCCTCAACATCCTCGTCAGCGCACTGGTGACGGCGCTCGCGATCGGCGAGCTCGACCACGGCAACGAGGAGGCGGGGCTCGCCCTGGCGTTGGCGATCCTCGGTTTCGTCGTCGCCGTCGTGCTGATCGCCTGCGCCATGAGGATTTCCCGCGGGTCGGCCTGGGTACGGCCGACGGTGATCGCCGTGGAGGGGCTGGCCGTGGTCATGGGAGTGATCAGCCTCGTCAACGGCGGGGCGATCACCCAGCTGATCGGGATGGGCATCGCCATCGGCATCATCGTCACCGTCAACAAACCCGAGGAACGTGCCTGGTTCACCCGCTGACGAGGTCGATCCGGTAGCGCACTTCGGAAAGCGGGATGTCCTCACCGGGCATGGTGTCGGTCTTCGTCGCCCCGTCCGGCAGCCATCCCGCGGCCGAGTAGAAGCGCTGGGCACGTTCGTTGGTGTCGAGCACCCAGAGTGTCGCCTGGCGATGCCCCGAATCCCGCAGCGCGGCGACGGCGGTGTCGAGCAGCCGTCTGCCCAGGCCCGTGCCCCAGCGTGCGGGGTCGAGATAGATCGCGCGCAGTTCCCCGCGGATCCGGTCGACGGCGGTGAAGCCCAGCAGCGAGCCGTTCTCGACGAGGACCAGGACGTCGCCCTGGTGGGCGGGGTCGGCGAGGGTCCGCTGCCAGCGGGCGGCCCGGCCTTCGACCGAAAGATCGCGCAGGTACAGCTCGGGCAGCGGGCCCTGGTACGCCGCCTGCCACGACCGGACGTTCACCTCGGCGATGGGCCAGGCGTCGTCGACGGTCGCGGGGCGGATCGCAGCCATCGTCAACCGTTCACCTCGCGGGCGGCGAGACCGGTCACGAGGGCGAGCGCGAGCACCATCGACAGCGCGATCCCCCAGCCCGCGCCGGTCACGCTCGAACTGCTCGGCATCGCGTAGAAGAGCATGCACACCATGACGACGCCGCCGCCGGCCACACCGCCGAGGAACGCGATCCCGAACGCCGCCGGCCGCAGCGACACGCCGAGCAGCGTCCCGACGAGGAGGGTCACCGAGAAGACGAGGTAGACCGCGCCCTCGTCGGCCCGGCTCGACGAGTAGCCGACGAGTTCGATCGCCTGCACCACGAGACCCAGCGCGCCGCAG encodes the following:
- a CDS encoding S8 family peptidase, producing MAALALLIFVVQPASAAEVQQNPPNWGLDRIDQRTGFDQLYHYGTDGKDVTVYVIDSGVDAAHPDFDGRVKPGKDFLDGGTDTTDTNGHGTYLAGLAASRTFGVAKAAQIIPVRVIDAQGGGATDEIIAGIDWVTQNAQQPAVAVLGIGGAANDRLDAAVRALAAVVPVALPAGGEAADAGKFSPGRVTEALTVGSTDASDRVESTSNHGEVVDLFAPGVDVPGPNAGGSGGKVLSGTSSAAAHVAGVAALYRSLHPAVAAPDVAKALVELAAVDVLTGVHEGTANRVLQSPGAQLKRG
- a CDS encoding erythromycin esterase family protein, whose amino-acid sequence is MSDPAEIAELVGDAKIVAIGENNHHIHEFGDLRNRLLRHLVEHHGFRVVGFESGFAEGKLVDDWLKGAPGDVADIGRDGFTFSLGESPEAHAMLAWLRERGDVRYFGLDVPSSAGSPVPSLEVVREYLSTVDEGAVSLVDAAIEATEGYASVSSAEAPAKYAALDDVAKDKATAALTRLKTHLTSLRPVYRNTAVVEHHAEGASRVDAYLAEVTAMMSGDAPALQSGSRDAYMAETVRLIRRLHGDDTKIVVMLHNGHLQRVPFSPFPGLTSPSAGTHLAAEYGGDYFALGLTAVEGETTGLRPDPAARLGFTVYGQELDAPAEGSVEAEGPGLMDLRARRGTVGPQSIRHAHLFNPVDVVEAFDALVCLPKSTVSGHIGQNQSNG
- a CDS encoding TetR/AcrR family transcriptional regulator; its protein translation is MATSGIRRPGGRTERTRQAVLHATLDLLAERGFGELTVDAVAERSGVHKTTVYRRWSSPDGLVAAALQMGAEDDWKAPDTGSLEDDLYEVAAEVVRYFTEPALKELPTASVLAAFQSPPAAEALHDFYADRHARMAPIAERAVARGEIPSGTDGDELVRAVCGPMFYRLFLSRESVTVTEARVAARAVAVAAREGAFVR
- a CDS encoding GNAT family N-acetyltransferase, with product MAAIRPATVDDAWPIAEVNVRSWQAAYQGPLPELYLRDLSVEGRAARWQRTLADPAHQGDVLVLVENGSLLGFTAVDRIRGELRAIYLDPARWGTGLGRRLLDTAVAALRDSGHRQATLWVLDTNERAQRFYSAAGWLPDGATKTDTMPGEDIPLSEVRYRIDLVSG